From Rhodococcus sp. B7740, one genomic window encodes:
- a CDS encoding lipase family protein, translated as MATAILSIAIAGFSTPTAGASPLTEFYDAPVAAVDSATLGEVVRSLPVNSPKGFGLGFDIERILYRSTDTHDQPMVVSGYTMTPTAPWVGPGPRPVIAYAPGTSGMADRCAGSAVLGTVGSSPAILPLLLAGYRVVATDYQGLGTPGGHTYLNRVASGRALLDAARTADVEPTTPVVLFGYSEGGFASASAAELASTYAPELNVRGAYVGAPPADPTLNIDTLDNTRLGSAALFTVDGMINAYPERAAGIRDLFDSDGIAALDAAQNWCTTDPAATATVRTTELTRDGRPLTEQLSNPVLAEITETNTVGRIAPAMPVYLSHAVEDDTVPVEQSRTLLGRWRDLGADVTYREYDLPAIPVEGANHLPGSLAAYDDVMPWIAGLVRAGVELAGTTR; from the coding sequence GTGGCAACCGCGATCCTGTCGATCGCGATCGCCGGATTCTCGACGCCGACGGCCGGCGCGAGCCCTCTGACGGAGTTCTACGACGCGCCGGTTGCGGCGGTCGACAGCGCGACGCTCGGCGAGGTGGTCCGAAGCCTGCCCGTCAACTCGCCCAAAGGGTTCGGTCTCGGATTCGACATCGAGCGGATTCTCTATCGGTCCACCGACACACACGATCAGCCCATGGTCGTATCCGGCTACACCATGACCCCTACCGCTCCGTGGGTCGGCCCCGGACCCCGGCCGGTGATCGCGTACGCGCCCGGCACCTCCGGTATGGCGGACCGCTGCGCCGGATCGGCTGTTCTCGGGACAGTCGGTTCGTCCCCGGCCATCCTGCCGCTGCTGTTGGCCGGATATCGCGTCGTCGCGACCGACTACCAGGGCCTGGGCACCCCCGGCGGGCACACGTACCTGAACCGAGTCGCCTCGGGCCGTGCGCTGCTGGACGCCGCCAGAACCGCGGACGTCGAGCCGACCACCCCGGTGGTGCTGTTCGGCTACTCCGAAGGCGGGTTCGCGTCCGCATCCGCTGCCGAACTCGCCTCCACCTACGCTCCCGAGCTGAACGTCCGGGGCGCGTACGTCGGTGCGCCACCGGCGGATCCGACCCTCAACATCGACACGCTCGACAACACCCGCCTCGGTAGCGCCGCGCTCTTCACGGTCGACGGGATGATCAACGCCTACCCGGAACGAGCGGCAGGCATCCGCGACCTCTTCGACTCCGACGGGATCGCCGCGCTCGACGCCGCACAGAACTGGTGCACCACCGACCCCGCGGCCACCGCAACCGTACGAACGACCGAGCTCACCCGCGACGGCCGACCACTGACCGAGCAACTGAGCAACCCGGTGCTGGCCGAGATCACCGAGACGAACACCGTCGGGCGCATCGCCCCTGCCATGCCGGTGTATCTCTCGCACGCAGTCGAGGACGACACCGTGCCCGTCGAGCAGAGCCGCACCCTGCTCGGGCGCTGGCGCGATCTGGGCGCAGACGTCACCTACCGCGAATACGATCTGCCGGCCATCCCGGTGGAGGGCGCGAACCACCTACCCGGATCCCTGGCGGCCTACGACGACGTGATGCCCTGGATCGCAGGCCTCGTCCGCGCAGGAGTGGAGCTTGCAGGAACGACCCGATAG